One Ricinus communis isolate WT05 ecotype wild-type chromosome 1, ASM1957865v1, whole genome shotgun sequence DNA window includes the following coding sequences:
- the LOC8258033 gene encoding probably inactive leucine-rich repeat receptor-like protein kinase At3g28040, whose amino-acid sequence MAFVQLLLYFLVSAASLKCCMGNDDVTIQLNDDVLGLIVFKSDLVDPSSILSSWSEDDDSPCSWKFIECNSANGRVSHVSLDGLGLSGKLRKGLQKLQHLKVLSLSHNNFSGEISPDLPLIPSLESLNLSHNSLSGLIPSSFVNMTTVRFLDLSENSLSGPLPDNLFQNCLSLRYISLAGNSLQGPLPSTLARCSSLNTLNLSSNHFSGNPDFFSGIWSLKRLRTLDLSNNEFSGSLPIGVSSLHNLKDLQLQGNRFSGTLPVDTGLCTHLLRLDLSNNLFTGALPDSLKWLGSLTFISLSNNMFTDDFPQWIGNIRNLEYLDFSSNLLTGSLPSSISDLKSLYFINLSNNKFTGQIPTSMVQFSKLSVIRLRGNSFIGTIPEGLFNLGLEEVDFSDNKLIGSIPAGSSKFYGSLQILDLSRNNLTGNIRAEMGLSSNLRYLNLSWNNLQSRMPQELGYFQNLTVLDLRNSAISGSIPADICESGSLSILQLDGNSIVGSIPEEIGNCSTMYLLSLSHNNLSGPIPKSIAKLNNLKILKLEFNKLSGEIPLELGKLENLLAVNISYNMLIGRLPSGGIFPSLDQSALQGNLGICSPLLKGPCKMNVPKPLVLDPFAYGNQMEGHRPRNESPDSTRSHNHMLLSVSSIIAISAAVFIVFGVIIISLLNISARKRLAFVDHALESLFSSSSRSGNPAAAGKLVLFDSKSSPDEINNPESLLNKAAEIGEGVFGTVYKVSLGGSHGRMVAIKKLVSSNIIQYPEDFEREVQILGKARHPNLISLTGYYWTPQLQLLVSEFAPSGSLQAKLHGRPPSTPPLSWANRFKIVLGTAKGLAHLHHSFRPPIIHYNIKPSNILLDENNNPKISDFGLSRLLTKLDKHVINNRFQSALGYVAPELACQSLRVNEKCDVYGFGILILELVTGRRPIEYGEDNVVILNDHVRVLLEQGNALDCVDPSMGDYPEDEVLPVLKLALVCTSQIPSSRPSMGEVVQILQVIKTPVPQRMEIF is encoded by the exons ATGGCTTTTGTTCAATTGTTGTTGTATTTTCTAGTTTCAGCTGCTTCTCTCAAGTGCTGCATGGGGAATGATGATGTAACTATCCAACTCAATGATGATGTTCTTGGCCTTATCGTCTTCAAATCAGATCTCGTCGACCCATCTTCCATTCTCAGCTCTTGGAGCGAAGATGATGATTCCCCATGTTCATGGAAGTTCATAGAGTGCAACTCTGCTAATGGGAGAGTTTCCCATGTGTCCCTTGATGGCTTAGGCTTATCAGGAAAATTACGCAAAGGTCTTCAGAAGTTGCAACATTTGAAGGTATTATCTCTTTCGCATAACAATTTTAGTGGTGAGATTAGCCCTGATCTTCCTCTCATTCCTAGTCTTGAAAGTCTCAATCTTAGTCATAACAGTCTTTCAGGACTCATTCCATCttcatttgtcaatatgaccACTGTTAGATTTCTCGATCTTTCTGAGAATTCTTTATCAGGTCCACTCCCTGATAATCTCTTCCAAAACTGTTTATCTCTTCGTTACATTTCTCTTGCTGGGAATTCACTTCAAGGTCCATTACCCAGCACACTAGCAAGATGCTCTTCTTTGAATACTCTTAATCTCTCTAGTAATCATTTTTCTGGAAACCCAGATTTTTTTAGTGGGATTTGGTCACTGAAACGTCTTCGAACTTTGGATCTTTCGAACAATGAGTTTTCAGGTTCTTTGCCAATTGGTGTATCTTCCCTTCACAATTTGAAAGACCTCCAACTCCAGGGTAACCGTTTCTCAGGAACACTACCTGTCGATACTGGACTATGCACACATTTGCTTAGATTGGATTTGAGCAACAATCTCTTCACTGGAGCGCTTCCAGATTCTCTTAAGTGGCTCGGCTCCTTGACCTTCATCAgtttatcaaataatatgtTCACAGATGATTTCCCTCAGTGGATCGGCAACATCCGCAATCTTGAGTACTTGGACTTCTCTAGCAACCTTCTTACAGGAAGTCTTCCTTCATCCATCAGTGATCTGAAATCtctatattttatcaatttgtcTAATAACAAATTCACTGGTCAAATTCCTACCTCAATGGTCCAGTTTAGCAAGTTATCCGTGATTCGTTTAAGAGGTAACAGCTTCATCGGTACAATACCAGAGGGTTTGTTTAATCTTGGGCTAGAGGAAGTAGACTTTTCAGACAACAAACTGATAGGTTCAATCCCAGCTGGTTCAAGTAAATTCTATGGATCTCTTCAGATACTTGACCTTTCAAGAAACAATCTCACTGGAAACATTAGAGCTGAAATGGGTCTTTCATCCAATTTGAGATACTTGAACTTGTCATGGAACAATCTTCAATCAAGAATGCCCCAAGAGCTTGGCTACTTCCAGAACTTAACAGTCCTGGATCTTCGAAATAGTGCTATATCTGGTTCAATCCCTGCAGATATATGCGAATCTGGAAGCTTGAGTATTCTTCAATTGGATGGAAACTCAATAGTTGGCTCAATTCCTGAAGAGATTGGAAATTGTTCCACTATGTACTTGCT GAGCTTGTCTCACAATAATTTAAGCGGTCCAATACCTAAGTCCATTGCAAAGTTAAACAACCTCAAGATTCTTAAGTTGGAATTTAATAAACTTAGTGGAGAGATACCACTGGAGCTTGGGAAATTGGAAAATCTGCTTGCTGTGAACATATCGTATAACATGCTCATAGGTAGGCTTCCTTCTGGGGGTATATTTCCAAGCTTGGATCAAAGTGCTTTGCAGGGAAATTTGGGGATTTGCTCGCCATTGCTCAAGGGACCATGTAAAATGAATGTTCCAAAGCCTCTTGTCCTTGATCCATTCGCCTATGGCAACCAAATGGAGGGTCATCGGCCAAGAAATGAATCTCCTGACTCCACAAGGTCCCATAACCATATGCTGCTTAGTGTTTCTTCTATCATTGCAATTTCAGCAGCTGTATTCATTGTGTTTGGAGTGATAATCATAAGCCTTCTGAATATATCGGCTCGGAAGAGGCTCGCTTTTGTGGATCATGCCCTGGAAAGCTTGTTCTCCAGCTCTTCAAGGTCAGGAAACCCAGCAGCAGCAGGAAAGCTTGTTCTGTTCGACTCAAAATCATCCCCTGATGAGATCAACAATCCAGAATCACTCCTTAATAAAGCTGCTGAGATAGGAGAAGGAGTATTTGGAACAGTTTACAAGGTCTCGTTGGGTGGTTCACATGGAAGAATGGTAGCAATCAAAAAGCTTGTTTCATCTAATATTATCCAATATCCGGAAGACTTTGAACGAGAAGTTCAGATATTAGGAAAAGCACGGCATCCAAATCTTATATCACTGACAGGGTATTATTGGACACCCCAATTGCAGCTATTGGTATCAGAATTTGCACCCAGTGGCAGCTTACAAGCCAAACTACATGGGAGGCCACCTTCTACTCCACCTCTTTCTTGGGCCAACAGATTCAAAATTGTGCTTGGAACAGCGAAGGGGCTTGCGCATTTGCATCATTCCTTCCGGCCACCAATCATTCACTACAATATAAAACCAAGCAACATTCTCCTCGATGAGAATAACAATCCAAAGATTTCAGATTTTGGACTGTCAAGGCTCTTGACAAAGCTTGATAAGCATGTGATAAATAATAGATTCCAAAGCGCATTGGGTTACGTGGCACCAGAACTAGCATGCCAGAGCTTGAGAGTGAATGAGAAATGTGATGTATACGGTTTCGGAATTTTGATTCTTGAACTTGTAACGGGTCGAAGGCCAATAGAATATGGTGAGGACAATGTGGTGATACTAAATGATCATGTAAGGGTTTTGCTTGAACAAGGGAATGCCTTGGATTGTGTTGATCCTAGCATGGGAGATTACCCCGAGGATGAGGTTTTGCCAGTGCTCAAATTAGCCCTGGTGTGCACCTCTCAGATTCCATCCAGCAGGCCTTCCATGGGAGAAGTGGTGCAAATATTGCAGGTAATCAAGACCCCAGTTCCACAGAGAATGGAAATCTTCTag